Proteins found in one Arachis stenosperma cultivar V10309 chromosome 8, arast.V10309.gnm1.PFL2, whole genome shotgun sequence genomic segment:
- the LOC130944592 gene encoding uncharacterized protein LOC130944592 — MNSSGLGGSFLGGPGGGILDLELPFHRHQQQSQMGHPSVTGQHHLNMRTDLENDHPIGLMELKGSNAGVNFGKGKGIASSNPANSNDLSDDDDAEDGNCENFDGGKSKKGSPWQRMKWTDNVVQLLIAVVSCVGDDGTINGTDGHKRKSGVLQKKGKWKTVSKIMISKGCHVSPQQCEDKFNDLNKRYKRLNDILGRGTCCQVVENPTLMDSMPNLSSKAKDDVRKILSSKHLFYKEMCAYHNGQRIPNFHDLDLQGYSLDHGRDSRDNNASEDEAEDNNESDDDDLDNAHGDGERADEFCHRRKSSEEDFHFWPQSIEMDKFEVEMARVFQDPTKSVRERREWIKIKMLQLQEQRVSYQVQALELEKQRFKWLRYCSKKDRELERLRLENERMKLENERRVLKLKQKEQETDLSRPEMSLDPASLGINRPQGREHFNFS, encoded by the coding sequence ATGAATAGTTCTGGTTTGGGAGGTAGTTTTTTAGGTGGTCCTGGTGGGGGTATCTTGGACCTCGAATTGCCATTTCATAGACACCAACAACAATCCCAGATGGGTCATCCGTCGGTGACGGGACAGCATCACTTGAATATGAGGACTGATCTGGAAAATGATCACCCAATTGGCCTCATGGAACTCAAAGGGTCGAATGCGGGGGTGAATTTTGGTAAAGGAAAGGGAATTGCTTCTTCTAATCCTGCCAATAGTAATGATTTGAGCGATGATGACGATGCGGAAGATGGGAATTGCGAGAATTTTGATGGTGGGAAGAGCAAAAAGGGGTCTCCTTGGCAGCGAATGAAGTGGACAGACAATGTGGTTCAGCTTCTTATAGCTGTGGTGAGCTGTGTTGGGGACGATGGCACCATTAATGGCACGGATGGTCATAAAAGGAAATCCGGTGTCTTGCAAAAGAAGGGCAAGTGGAAAACCGTCTCCAAGATAATGATAAGCAAGGGTTGTCATGTGTCGCCGCAGCAGTGCGAGGACAAGTTTAACGACTTAAATAAGAGGTATAAGAGGTTAAATGATATACTTGGAAGGGGAACTTGTTGCCAAGTGGTTGAGAATCCTACACTGATGGATTCGATGCCAAACCTCTCGTCTAAGGCAAAGGATGATGTTAGAAAGATACTGAGCTCAAAACACCTGTTTTATAAGGAGATGTGTGCCTACCATAATGGACAGAGGATACCAAACTTCCATGATCTTGACTTACAAGGTTATTCTTTGGATCATGGCAGGGACTCCAGAGATAACAATGCCTCTGAGGATGAAGCTGAGGATAACAAtgaaagtgatgatgatgatttggATAATGCACATGGGGATGGAGAGAGGGCGGATGAGTTCTGTCATAGAAGAAAATCGAGCGAGGAAGATTTCCATTTTTGGCCACAATCCATTGAGATGGATAAATTTGAAGTTGAAATGGCAAGGGTTTTTCAAGACCCAACGAAGTCAGTGAGGGAACGAAGAGAGTGGATCAAGATAAAGATGTTGCAGCTTCAAGAGCAAAGAGTGAGCTACCAAGTGCAAGCACTTGAACTCGAAAAACAACGATTTAAGTGGTTGAGATACTGCAGCAAGAAGGATAGAGAGCTGGAGAGGCTGAGGTTGGAGAACGAGAGGATGAAATTGGAAAATGAGCGCAGGGTCTTGAAACTGAAGCAGAAAGAGCAGGAAACAGATTTAAGTAGGCCTGAGATGTCCTTAGACCCTGCTTCTCTCGGAATTAATAGACCGCAAGGGAGGGAACATTTCAACTTTAGCTGA